CCAATGCCCTCATTCTCCCAAGCAGACTCTCTCTTTTTACAGGCAGTCTTTTTGTTCACCAGATGATCGTTCTCACAATTTCCACACACCTCTCGAAAGATATATATTTCACTGAGACCTAGCCAAGCCTGCTACTACTTTTTCGCCCGAGAGAGGTAATGCTATACGATGATATGGGGAAGGGAGTATAGAGGACGCGGGCTCCTCCTATGTCAGAGAGTATGCTCTCTCGCACACCCAAAGATCTCACGTTCTATTGTCATAGAGAGGAGGAGTGGCGATTGCGAATTGACTCGAAGCTCTTTGTTAGAATAGTGTTGTTAGTATTAGTCCTACTGACCAGTTCTGTAGTGACCACTGTTGTGGCGCGCAATACTGAAGAAGTATCACAACCTCTGCCCCTGTCGGAGTATGTGGCGACCTGCTATGATCCGACCGGAACAGGGTTTGGTCCTCGACCTGGGGAATCATCGACGCTAGAGTCCACATTGGAGGCAGTCCGGCTGCTGGTGCATGATACGGATTCCACCACGTGGACCGGAGAGTTGAGAGCCATGCTGGACCAGATCGTTGATGCTTATGTCTCGATGCAGGTTGCCGGCCGTGGTGGTTTTAGGGCAATGTGTGAGGGGTATGCTGGATGTGGTGCTGTTGCTAATATTGATGCGCTTGAGTAGTGAGGTGGACGAGTAATGATCGAGTTGACCCGAAGACGACTGTACGCGCTGGTGATCATTGCCGTAGTGGTGGGTGGGCTGTTCTATGTGTTCAATCCGTTCCGGACGCACCTCGTCTATGAGTCGCGTTTCTCTGACCCAAATGATAAGCTTCCAGTCTATGTTGATGTACTGCACTTTGTAGATGCGAACGTGACGGTACGGTTCGTCAACGAGCCGGGGTTGATGTGTCGCATGGAGGTGGAGTTGTACGGGTGGCAGATGCAGTACACGAGTCCGGTCTGGCAGGTGTACCTGTACAAGGCGTCGCCTGACTGGTATCACGCTAAGCTAGAGATGCAGCGAGGGACTGCTGCGATGAGACGAGCCCGTGCCGTACACATCACCCTGGGCGTGAATCACAGTTATTCTCTTCTCTTAGACGGCGAAAACCTGAACGTGAGCATCGTGTACGATCATGGTGCTCTGCTGGATGATAATGAGGTCGATCTCTCCTATACAGGGACTGTGGATTTTACGTTCACGGAGGATGTAGTCGTGCAGGGTGGTCTAACGGTAGGCGCAGGGGGTCATTTGAAGACGACCCATGTTGATGTACTCCTCCCCGAGAATCTGGATGGCAGGGTTATGGTTGGGACTCATGATAATCTGTATATATCTGGTCGCTGGGCGCTCAAGTCTGTTACTCCCTATGACACTACGTATGCCACACCAGATCGTAAAGACGCCCCCCTGTTTAATTTAGAACTTCCTGGAGGTGACTATGCCACTGGGTCGCTGCGAGGATGAGGGCTGGCGGAGCCTCTGATCTACCACATCTGGTTGTGTTGTTAGACCTCAGCAAGTGAGATGAAGCCGGACCCAAAAATAGATACCCACTTTGCAGGCGCTCCCACCGAGGGACGATGGGGGTGGCGACGCCAACATTGAGTCTGCGAACGAGGGATCTGGTAGAAGACCAGGTAAATAGGGCAGGGGTGTAAGCACCAAGCTTCGGCGAGGTGTTCAGCTCACTGCTACTAATTCCCGAGGCGTGCAGGGCCAAAGTGTGGCTCGCGCAGTACCTAGAGTTGTGAAGGACTTTGGGTTGTTGAAGAGTTGTTGAAGAAGTAGAAGGGTTGTTGGATCTGGTGAATGTGCAATAATCTACCTATTGCGAGATTACAGGTAGATCACGAAGGAAGAGTCTTCATCCTCTGCGGACCATCTGCTCTCCACCTTTTTGTGAGTCACTGGGGTTTTTTTCTAATGATTTTATTTAATGAGTCTCTTGTTCCTATGTGAGTGTTTTCTTAGGATGTGAGTTACCTGCGTCATCTCATCTACGCGGCGAGATCACTAGAGAGTTTACACCTAAGAGTGTCTTTTTTTATTCTTGTTCTAGGGTTCGCTGTGGAATAAATGTCCAACTTACAATCAACGGTAGGGGATCAATCCCAGCGATACCAGTTTATGAGATGGTAGTAGCGCGCTACACCGACTGGCAGAGGGGACAAGCGTTCCGAATCCATGTCCGCATCTAAAAAGATATCGTCATCAATGGACAGACGCGCCAATTTTTTGCAGGTCATGAGAGGCGTCAGGTCAAGCCTCTTTAGCGGATTACCTCTGAGATACAACGAAACAAGATAGGGGCACCCCGCCAGAGGACTTAGATCGATCGACCGCAGCCGATTGTCATTCACTGAGACTGAGAGATACATGGTGCGCTGGTCAGCCCGTTGCGAACATATCGTGTATAGAGGACTCAGATCAAGTTCTCGCAAGAGATTCTCATCAAGATTAAGTGTAGCAACCTGCGAACAGGAGGCCAGGGGACTCAGGTCGATCGAGCGCAACTGGTTCCTGTACAGATAAAGCTTCGTGAGCTGCGAACAAGAGGCCAGGGGACTCAGGTCGATCGAGCGCAACTGATTCCTGCCCAGATAAAGAGTGGTAAGCTGCGAACAGGAGGCCAGGGGACTCAGGTCGATCGAGCGCAACTGGTTCCCGTACAGATAAAGCTCCGCAAGCTGCGAACAGGAGGCCAGGGGACTCAGGTCGATCGAGCGCAACTGGTTCTCGTTCAGATAAAGAGTGGTAAGCTGCGAACAGGAGGCCAGGGGACTCAGGTCGATCGAGCGCAATTGATTCCTGCCCAGATAAAGCTTCGTGAGCTGCGAACAGGAGGCCAGGGGACTCAGGTCGATCGAGCGCAACTGGTTCTCGTTCAAATAAAGTTCCGCAAGCTGCGAACAGGAGGCCAGGGGACTCAGGTCGATCGTTCCTAATTGGTTCCCCCTCAGATAAAGGGTGGTGAGCTGGGGACAAGAGACCAAGGGCCTCAGGTCAACCGCCTCCAACTGGTTATTGCTCAGTTCAAGCGTCTGTAAATGGGGACAGGAGGCTAGGGGACTCAGGTCGATCGAGCGCAACTGGTTACTGGCCAGATCAAGCGTCTGCAACTGGGGACAGGCGGCCAAGGGACTCAGGTCAAGACCTTCTAGGTGACTGCAATATATATTCAGGCGGACAAGTTGCGAGCACGCCGAGAGTGGGGTGAGATCAATATCTACGATGTGCCTGTCAAAATATACGATCAGGACCTCACGTGCCGTCTTCTCAACCTCGATGTACCCATGCACCCGCTTATCCTTAACGGTCGCCTCGTAAGGCAGATGCACCTTGTCGTCACTCACGTCGTCTTCCGTCTGCCTCTTCT
This Candidatus Thorarchaeota archaeon DNA region includes the following protein-coding sequences:
- a CDS encoding leucine-rich repeat domain-containing protein, encoding MNDLADVQKRQTEDDVSDDKVHLPYEATVKDKRVHGYIEVEKTAREVLIVYFDRHIVDIDLTPLSACSQLVRLNIYCSHLEGLDLSPLAACPQLQTLDLASNQLRSIDLSPLASCPHLQTLELSNNQLEAVDLRPLVSCPQLTTLYLRGNQLGTIDLSPLASCSQLAELYLNENQLRSIDLSPLASCSQLTKLYLGRNQLRSIDLSPLASCSQLTTLYLNENQLRSIDLSPLASCSQLAELYLYGNQLRSIDLSPLASCSQLTTLYLGRNQLRSIDLSPLASCSQLTKLYLYRNQLRSIDLSPLASCSQVATLNLDENLLRELDLSPLYTICSQRADQRTMYLSVSVNDNRLRSIDLSPLAGCPYLVSLYLRGNPLKRLDLTPLMTCKKLARLSIDDDIFLDADMDSERLSPLPVGVARYYHLINWYRWD